The Synergistaceae bacterium DNA window CGACGGGCTGCTGCAGGGGATAGTCAATCCCGCTGTTATGCTTTCTCCTCTGATGAATGAAGAAGCCGTCCTGTCTTCTAGAATAGAAGGCACACAGGCAACCATAGATGAAGTTCTGGAACAAGAGGCCGGTATGATTAAAGAAGGGGAAAAATTTCATGATATCCAGGAGATCCTCAACTATCGAAGAGCTCTTTTCTCTGCTCAAAATGCACTTGAAAATGGCGCTCCGATAACTCTTTATCTGCTGAGAGAACTTCATAAAATTCTCTTAGACAGTGTAAGAGGAGCGGATAAAAATCCGGGAGAGTTCCGCAAAGATCAGAACTGGATAGGATCTTACGGGTGCAAAGTTGATAACGCCACCTTCGTCCCGCCTAACCCCATGCAACTTGATGCATATCTGGAAAACTGGGGGAACTATGCCGTCGGCAAAGATATTGATGTGCTGATCCAGGCAGGGGTTCTGCATGCACAGTTTGAACTGCTTCACCCATTTAAAGATGGCAATGGGCGTATTGGGCGCATATTGATTCCTCTGTTCCTTTTCCAGAAAAAGGCATTATCAAAGCCTATGTTCTA harbors:
- a CDS encoding Fic family protein, yielding MEPYIPHLLPLQGIDANRLLSWVGEAGIMVGRYDGLLQGIVNPAVMLSPLMNEEAVLSSRIEGTQATIDEVLEQEAGMIKEGEKFHDIQEILNYRRALFSAQNALENGAPITLYLLRELHKILLDSVRGADKNPGEFRKDQNWIGSYGCKVDNATFVPPNPMQLDAYLENWGNYAVGKDIDVLIQAGVLHAQFELLHPFKDGNGRIGRILIPLFLFQKKALSKPMFYLSSYLESHRDEYYHRLHSISMHDDWNGWLEFFLKAIVEQARDNSVKVKKIMTLYEDMKQRIQSTTRSQYMIQILDALFAQPIFKSADFTTRTGIARLTAAGYIRQLREAGILKELAPRSGSRGSVFCFPELLNVIEGKRTF